The genomic stretch AACAATAGGGATTTCGCAACACTGCACAATCTCGCCTGGAAACAAAATTGTCCAGTTGAACGTAGACGCTGGGTGTATTGGCGGAGTGAGCGGTTTGGGCGGAGCAGCGTCGAGAGCGCAGGTTGTAACGCGAAAAAGCGCGCCTGCAGAAAAGCCCAGAGCTTTGGCGCGCCCGCGCAGCAACCAAGCGAACAGCCGCAGAGCCCTTAGCGAACGGAGCCAATACACCCCGGTTTACCGCACAAATATACTTAAGACGAATGCCAGTTGCGAAACCCCTCGCCGAGAACCTCATGGACCTCATTGACGATCATGAAAGCTCTCGGATCCAGTTCGTAGACGAGCGTCTTCAGCCGCACCAATTCGGAGCGGCTGACAACGCAGTAGAGGACGTTTTTCTCGGCATCCGTGTAGACGCCGCGGGCGCTGAATACGGTGGCGCCCCGTTCCAACTCCTCAAGGACGCGCTGAGCGATCTCCGTCGATTTTTCCGAAATGATCATGGCCGCACGGGCGGAATAAGCGCCCTCCTGGACGAAATCGATGATCCGGCTGGCCACGAAGACAGCCACCAGGGTATACATGGCGACGGAGCGACCGAAGATAAATCCCACCGAGGTGATCACCACCACGTCGACCAGGAAGAGAACCCGACCCATGGGCCAGCCCCAGCGGTGGTTGACCAAGCGGGCGATGATGTCGCCACCACCTGTCGATCCGCCGAACAAAAAAATGACCCCCAGCCCGAGGCCGATGGCCGACCCCCCGTACAGAGACGCCAGCAACAGGTCTCCAGGCATGGGAGATTGGAAGGCGCGAGTCAGGTCGACGCCGATGGATGCGACAGCAGTGCCAAGAACCGTCTTGAGGGCAAACTCGGTGCCGAGCACCCGCCAGCCGATGACAAAGAGAGGGACGTTCATGAGCAGGTAGGTCGTGCCGACAGGCCAGCCGAAGAGGTAGTGCAGCGTCAAAGCCACACCGGTCAGACCGCCCTCGGCCAAATGGTTGGCGATGATGAAGTAGTTCAGGCCAAAGGCGAAG from Heliomicrobium modesticaldum Ice1 encodes the following:
- a CDS encoding YitT family protein, with amino-acid sequence MKKDIGTWLKDVLGIALGGLIFAFGLNYFIIANHLAEGGLTGVALTLHYLFGWPVGTTYLLMNVPLFVIGWRVLGTEFALKTVLGTAVASIGVDLTRAFQSPMPGDLLLASLYGGSAIGLGLGVIFLFGGSTGGGDIIARLVNHRWGWPMGRVLFLVDVVVITSVGFIFGRSVAMYTLVAVFVASRIIDFVQEGAYSARAAMIISEKSTEIAQRVLEELERGATVFSARGVYTDAEKNVLYCVVSRSELVRLKTLVYELDPRAFMIVNEVHEVLGEGFRNWHSS